A genomic segment from Bartonella ancashensis encodes:
- the rpsF gene encoding 30S ribosomal protein S6: MALYEHVFLAQQDIAPQKVSALVETYTNVIETHGGKVVRIENWGLRSLAYRVRKNRKAYYVLLNIDAPSAAIAEVERQMRINEEILRYMTVRVEKHEKGPSAMLSRSDREDFAGKNRGGDQSYSSRHQREDSEEGVE, translated from the coding sequence ATGGCTCTTTATGAACACGTGTTTCTTGCTCAGCAGGATATTGCACCGCAGAAGGTTAGTGCACTTGTAGAGACTTATACAAATGTCATTGAAACGCACGGTGGGAAAGTTGTCCGTATTGAGAATTGGGGGCTCCGATCTCTTGCTTATCGTGTTCGCAAGAATCGTAAAGCTTATTACGTACTTCTCAACATCGATGCTCCGTCTGCTGCAATTGCAGAGGTTGAGCGTCAGATGCGCATTAATGAGGAGATTTTACGTTACATGACTGTTCGTGTAGAAAAACACGAGAAGGGGCCGTCTGCCATGCTTTCACGTTCTGATCGTGAAGATTTTGCTGGCAAAAATAGAGGGGGAGATCAATCCTACTCTTCACGTCACCAGCGCGAGGATTCTGAAGAGGGAGTAGAATAA
- the rpsR gene encoding 30S ribosomal protein S18, which yields MTDISQTSMRRPFNRRRKTCPFSDEGAPKIDYKDVKLLQRYVSERGKIVPSRITAVSQKKQRELAKAIKRARFLGLLPYIVK from the coding sequence ATGACAGATATTAGCCAAACTTCTATGCGCCGTCCATTTAATCGTCGTCGTAAAACATGCCCGTTTTCAGATGAAGGTGCTCCTAAGATTGATTATAAAGATGTCAAGTTATTGCAGCGTTATGTTTCTGAACGTGGTAAAATTGTTCCTTCGCGTATCACGGCTGTTAGTCAGAAAAAACAACGTGAATTGGCCAAAGCAATTAAACGTGCCCGCTTTCTTGGATTGCTGCCTTATATCGTAAAATAA
- the rplI gene encoding 50S ribosomal protein L9, whose translation MDIILLERITHLGQIGDIVSVKDGYARNFLLPKGKALRANETNKKYFEMQHAQLEARNLERKSEAQAIAEKLSGQSFLIIRSAGETGQLYGSVSTRDIAEIIIENGFSIERNQIELHHPIKMIGLHTVAISLHPEVQITVTINIARSANEAKQQIEGRNLTSAEEDQEQMITKNDDVDHVAENS comes from the coding sequence ATGGATATTATTCTACTCGAACGCATCACTCACCTTGGTCAGATTGGCGATATTGTTTCGGTTAAGGATGGTTATGCACGTAATTTTCTGCTACCAAAAGGGAAAGCTTTAAGGGCTAATGAAACTAATAAAAAATATTTTGAAATGCAGCACGCTCAGCTTGAAGCTCGAAACCTTGAACGCAAGAGTGAAGCCCAAGCAATTGCGGAAAAACTTTCTGGTCAATCTTTTTTAATTATTCGCTCTGCTGGTGAAACAGGACAGCTTTATGGCTCTGTATCAACACGTGATATTGCAGAAATTATAATAGAAAATGGTTTTTCTATTGAGCGTAACCAAATTGAACTTCACCATCCGATAAAAATGATCGGCCTTCACACAGTCGCTATAAGCTTACATCCTGAAGTTCAAATTACTGTAACAATTAATATTGCACGTTCAGCCAATGAAGCAAAGCAACAAATAGAAGGTAGAAATCTTACATCTGCTGAGGAAGATCAAGAGCAGATGATAACGAAAAATGATGACGTTGATCATGTCGCTGAAAATTCTTAA
- a CDS encoding replicative DNA helicase, translating into MEETNILNSSLSNKEETPSFRQLPHNIEAEQALLGAILINNDALDRVSDFFETRTFFEKLHQVIFSALSQIIKKGKLANPITIKPFIPSEEIIGDITVFGYVTRLAKEAVTIINSEDYGRVIYDLFVRRSLIDLGNKIVNTAFDTPIDLNPAQQIETIERNLFQLAETGKYGGGFEGFDRAIQKAIDMAGAAKKRSSQLSGIATHIKKLDEQMGGLQPSDLIILAGRPGMGKTSLATNIAFNIANAYTSETSNEDTSQKNEGGIVGFFSLEMSSEQLATRIIAEQTEISSSEIRRGNISEEQFVKLLRTVNRLQKMPLYIDQTGGISIAQLAARARRLKRQHGLDVLIIDYIQLMTSSSKRSFENRVQEITEITTGLKALAKELNIPIIALSQLSRQVENRADKRPQLSDLRESGSIEQDADVVLFVYRQEYYLKNEEPKIGSLEHLKWQTEMDEIFGKADIIVAKQRHGPTGIVHLSFQSEYTRFSDLADSNYLPEQLG; encoded by the coding sequence ATGGAAGAGACAAACATCCTAAATTCTAGCCTTTCCAACAAAGAAGAAACTCCTTCTTTTCGGCAACTTCCTCACAATATTGAAGCTGAGCAAGCATTGCTAGGAGCAATTCTCATTAATAATGATGCTCTTGATCGTGTCTCAGATTTTTTTGAAACCAGAACATTTTTTGAGAAATTACACCAAGTAATCTTTAGTGCTTTATCACAAATTATTAAAAAGGGGAAACTGGCAAATCCTATCACCATAAAACCCTTCATTCCATCAGAGGAAATAATTGGAGACATCACCGTATTCGGTTACGTGACTCGTTTAGCTAAAGAAGCCGTTACAATCATTAATTCTGAAGATTACGGACGAGTCATCTATGATCTTTTTGTACGACGCTCCTTAATCGATCTTGGAAATAAAATTGTTAACACAGCTTTTGACACCCCTATTGATCTAAATCCAGCACAACAAATTGAAACTATTGAACGTAATTTATTTCAACTCGCAGAAACTGGAAAATATGGTGGAGGATTTGAAGGTTTCGACCGTGCTATCCAAAAAGCTATTGATATGGCAGGAGCAGCAAAAAAGCGCTCTTCACAATTATCAGGTATCGCTACACATATTAAAAAACTTGATGAACAAATGGGAGGATTACAACCTTCAGATTTGATCATTTTGGCTGGACGTCCTGGTATGGGAAAAACTTCTCTTGCTACCAATATTGCCTTTAACATTGCCAATGCCTACACGAGTGAGACTAGTAACGAAGATACATCGCAAAAAAATGAAGGAGGCATCGTAGGCTTCTTTTCACTTGAAATGTCATCGGAACAACTTGCAACACGCATCATTGCAGAACAAACAGAGATATCCTCTTCTGAAATTCGACGTGGTAACATTTCAGAAGAGCAATTTGTCAAATTACTGCGAACAGTAAATCGCTTACAGAAGATGCCACTCTATATCGACCAGACCGGTGGTATATCAATTGCTCAATTAGCTGCACGCGCACGCCGTCTGAAACGGCAACATGGATTAGATGTATTGATTATTGACTATATACAGTTAATGACAAGTAGCTCAAAGCGTTCATTTGAAAACCGCGTACAGGAAATTACTGAAATTACAACAGGACTAAAGGCTTTGGCAAAAGAGCTCAACATCCCCATTATCGCTCTTTCTCAGCTTTCACGTCAAGTTGAAAACCGAGCAGACAAGCGTCCTCAGTTATCGGATTTACGAGAATCTGGTTCAATTGAACAAGATGCAGACGTTGTTCTTTTCGTCTACCGTCAAGAATATTATCTTAAAAATGAAGAACCTAAAATAGGTAGTCTTGAACATTTAAAATGGCAGACTGAAATGGATGAGATATTTGGAAAAGCTGATATTATTGTTGCGAAGCAGCGACATGGACCAACAGGAATAGTTCATCTTTCTTTTCAATCAGAGTATACACGCTTCAGCGACTTGGCAGATAGCAATTACCTTCCAGAACAATTGGGGTGA
- the radA gene encoding DNA repair protein RadA: protein MVRSRTQFVCQDCGTTHSRWAGKCTSCGRWNSLIEEENMNGGIGGSPMMHNLQKGRVIALTSLSGDIKDAPRIHSGLNELDRVTGGGFVRGSALLVGGDPGIGKSTLLTQTAAALSQKGYNVVYVSGEEAVAQIHLRAQRLGAQDTTVQLAAETNVEDILATLNECKKLDMVIIDSIQTLWSSTTDSAPGTVIQVRVSAQAIIRFAKKTGTAVVLVGHVTKDGQIAGPRVVEHMVDGVLYFEGEGNHHYRILRTVKNRFGPTDEIGVFEMSDKGLQEVSNPSEFFLGERNEKAPGAAVFAGMEGTRPILVEIQALVAPSSLGTPRRAVVGWDGNRLSMILAVLEAHCGVRFGQHDVYLNVAGGYRISEPAADLAVAAALVSSLANVPLPAHYVYFGEVSLSGTIRAVSYSEQRIKEAEKLGFQGAIQPLTMTQTKSQNFQKKTFSNLSELVTAIISDKKQSHEHSNNVK from the coding sequence ATGGTACGCAGTCGCACTCAATTTGTTTGTCAAGATTGTGGTACAACCCACTCACGCTGGGCTGGTAAGTGCACCTCCTGTGGAAGATGGAACTCCCTCATTGAAGAAGAAAATATGAATGGTGGTATTGGCGGTAGCCCTATGATGCACAACCTGCAGAAGGGGCGTGTCATAGCATTAACTTCTCTTTCTGGAGATATTAAAGATGCTCCGCGTATTCATTCCGGTCTCAATGAGCTGGATCGTGTTACTGGTGGCGGCTTTGTTCGTGGATCTGCATTACTTGTTGGCGGCGACCCTGGAATTGGAAAATCAACACTACTTACCCAAACAGCTGCTGCCCTATCGCAAAAAGGCTATAATGTTGTTTACGTTTCAGGTGAAGAAGCTGTTGCTCAAATTCACCTACGTGCACAAAGACTTGGCGCTCAAGATACAACAGTTCAGCTCGCAGCAGAAACCAATGTTGAAGACATTCTTGCAACCTTAAATGAATGTAAAAAACTCGACATGGTTATCATTGATTCAATTCAAACTTTATGGTCAAGCACTACTGATTCAGCTCCTGGAACTGTAATACAAGTACGAGTTAGTGCTCAAGCAATCATCCGTTTTGCTAAGAAAACAGGAACAGCTGTCGTCCTTGTTGGTCATGTCACTAAAGATGGGCAAATTGCTGGTCCTCGCGTTGTAGAGCACATGGTTGACGGTGTCCTCTATTTTGAAGGAGAAGGAAATCACCATTATCGAATTTTAAGAACTGTAAAAAATCGTTTTGGACCAACAGATGAAATTGGCGTTTTTGAAATGTCTGATAAAGGATTACAAGAGGTTAGCAATCCATCTGAATTTTTCTTAGGTGAGCGTAATGAAAAAGCACCTGGAGCTGCTGTTTTTGCGGGAATGGAAGGAACTCGACCTATATTAGTAGAAATTCAAGCTCTTGTAGCCCCCTCTTCCTTAGGCACTCCACGACGTGCTGTTGTAGGATGGGATGGAAACCGCCTCTCAATGATTTTGGCTGTACTGGAAGCCCATTGTGGAGTTCGCTTTGGACAACATGATGTTTACCTCAACGTCGCGGGTGGTTACAGAATCTCGGAACCCGCAGCTGACTTGGCTGTTGCAGCAGCATTGGTGTCTTCTCTTGCAAATGTTCCTCTTCCTGCACATTACGTCTATTTTGGTGAAGTCAGCCTTTCTGGAACAATTCGTGCAGTTTCTTACTCAGAACAACGCATTAAAGAAGCGGAAAAATTGGGATTTCAGGGAGCCATTCAACCTCTTACAATGACCCAAACTAAATCTCAAAATTTTCAGAAAAAAACATTCTCAAATCTTTCTGAACTAGTTACAGCTATTATCTCGGATAAAAAACAATCTCATGAGCACAGCAATAATGTAAAATAG
- a CDS encoding CvpA family protein produces MAITFLDGIIIVTILLSSFLAMVRGFSREILSLTSWIIAAIITFFSFRFLLPFVEPYISNKMIALITTLVVVFVVMFSIISIITMKIADSVIGSRVCMLDRILGFIFGMFRGMFIMVISVMLINTLVKPEQQAGWLKNAKAKPILDSLSKKVWETLSPNTDYILEKIDNILEKDMHKNMPTQNEDMPLQNNEGYSTE; encoded by the coding sequence ATGGCAATAACTTTCTTAGATGGTATTATTATAGTAACTATCTTATTATCATCCTTTTTAGCTATGGTTCGAGGTTTTTCACGAGAAATTCTGTCCTTAACATCTTGGATAATAGCAGCAATCATCACGTTTTTTTCATTTAGATTCTTATTGCCTTTTGTCGAACCATATATCTCTAATAAAATGATCGCATTAATCACTACATTAGTTGTGGTCTTCGTTGTTATGTTTAGTATCATATCTATTATTACAATGAAAATTGCAGATTCAGTCATAGGTAGCCGGGTTTGTATGCTTGATCGCATACTCGGTTTCATTTTTGGAATGTTCCGTGGTATGTTTATCATGGTTATAAGTGTTATGCTGATTAACACACTTGTCAAACCTGAACAGCAAGCCGGTTGGCTAAAAAATGCCAAAGCAAAGCCTATCTTGGATTCTCTTAGTAAAAAAGTGTGGGAGACATTATCTCCTAATACCGACTATATCCTTGAAAAGATAGACAATATCCTTGAAAAGGATATGCATAAGAACATGCCCACACAAAATGAGGATATGCCTTTACAAAATAATGAGGGTTATTCTACAGAATAA
- the purF gene encoding amidophosphoribosyltransferase gives MMTKNTSYQESSLDDALHEKCGVFGILGHEEAAKLTALGLHALQHRGQEAAGIVSYHKNVFHQEKHLGLVGDHYTDPATLARLPGNRAIGHTRYSTTGETALRNVQPLFAELKAGGIAIAHNGNLTNGLTLRHELISSGAICQSTSDSEVFLHLIARSRHESSSDRFVDAIRQVEGGYAMLALTRTKLIAARDPTGIRPLVMGELDKKPIFCSETCALDIIGAKYIRDVKNGEIIICEIQKDGEVTTKVIQSEIDKPEKLCLFEYVYFARPDSIVGERSVYAVRKNMGTYLAQEAPCNADVVVPVPDGGTPAAIGYAQKTGIPFELGIIRNHYVGRTFIEPTQQIRAFGVKLKHSANRPVIEGKRIVLVDDSIVRGTTSVKIVQMLREAGAKEVHMRVASPMIFYPDFYGIDTPEIENLLANRYPDLESMCNFIGADSLQFLSTNSLYLAVSGEPRNNSDPQFTDHYFTGDYPTDLVDQKNIQEIHKLSVLKTRS, from the coding sequence ATGATGACAAAAAATACTTCTTATCAAGAATCATCACTTGATGATGCTCTTCATGAAAAATGTGGAGTCTTTGGAATTCTTGGACATGAAGAAGCAGCAAAGCTAACAGCCCTTGGATTGCACGCTCTTCAACATCGTGGGCAAGAAGCTGCTGGAATTGTTTCTTACCATAAGAACGTGTTTCATCAAGAAAAGCACCTTGGACTTGTCGGAGATCACTATACAGATCCCGCAACACTTGCTCGCCTTCCTGGAAACCGTGCTATTGGACACACACGTTATTCAACAACAGGAGAGACAGCATTACGAAATGTCCAACCTTTGTTTGCAGAATTAAAAGCTGGAGGAATTGCAATTGCGCACAATGGCAATCTGACTAATGGCCTTACATTACGACATGAATTGATTTCCTCTGGGGCAATCTGTCAATCAACATCAGACTCAGAAGTATTTCTTCACCTTATTGCCCGCTCTCGCCATGAATCATCGTCTGACCGTTTCGTAGATGCAATTCGGCAAGTAGAAGGTGGATACGCTATGTTAGCGTTAACACGTACTAAACTTATTGCTGCACGTGATCCAACCGGCATTAGACCCCTCGTCATGGGTGAACTCGATAAAAAACCAATCTTTTGTTCAGAAACCTGCGCGCTTGACATCATTGGAGCAAAATATATTCGTGATGTTAAAAATGGTGAAATCATCATATGTGAAATACAGAAAGATGGTGAGGTTACCACAAAAGTTATCCAATCAGAGATAGATAAGCCTGAAAAATTATGTCTTTTTGAATATGTTTATTTTGCTCGCCCTGATTCAATTGTTGGAGAACGTAGTGTTTATGCAGTACGTAAAAATATGGGCACCTATCTAGCGCAGGAAGCACCATGTAATGCTGATGTTGTCGTTCCTGTTCCTGATGGAGGAACACCTGCTGCCATTGGATATGCACAAAAAACTGGAATTCCCTTTGAGCTTGGCATCATTCGTAATCACTACGTTGGTCGAACCTTTATAGAACCAACACAGCAAATTCGTGCTTTTGGTGTAAAATTAAAGCATTCTGCAAACCGTCCTGTTATTGAGGGAAAGCGTATCGTTTTAGTTGATGATTCCATTGTACGAGGCACAACATCTGTCAAAATCGTGCAAATGCTTCGCGAAGCAGGAGCAAAAGAAGTTCATATGCGAGTTGCAAGTCCTATGATTTTTTACCCTGATTTTTATGGTATTGACACACCTGAAATTGAAAATCTCTTAGCTAATCGATATCCAGACCTAGAATCTATGTGTAATTTTATCGGAGCTGATTCACTACAATTTCTTTCCACGAACAGCCTATACCTTGCTGTTTCAGGAGAGCCGAGAAATAATTCTGATCCACAATTCACTGATCACTATTTTACCGGTGATTACCCTACAGACCTTGTTGATCAAAAAAATATTCAAGAAATCCACAAGCTCTCTGTTTTAAAAACAAGAAGCTAA
- a CDS encoding SDR family NAD(P)-dependent oxidoreductase, which produces MKKSDFSLLGRVALVTGASRGIGYHLALELAARGAHVIALARTTNGLTKLDEEIRQNSSSATLIPFDLRHTDAIDGLSASIANHWKKLDIIIANAGLLGTISPISRIENITFEEILRVNLTSQWCLMKAFEALLLQSDAGRVVLLSSSVAHSARALWGPYAASKAALEVIARCWAEELKQTHIKVNCVNPGATRTAMRAQAMPNEDPKTLPSPQNIAKKIIHLTSPNLKETGKLFDVRKNRFMNYRTPD; this is translated from the coding sequence ATGAAAAAATCTGACTTTAGTCTTCTAGGACGTGTGGCGCTAGTCACGGGTGCTTCTAGGGGTATTGGCTATCATCTGGCTCTAGAACTAGCTGCACGTGGCGCCCACGTTATCGCTCTTGCACGTACAACCAATGGCCTAACTAAACTTGATGAAGAAATACGACAAAATAGCTCTTCCGCAACACTCATACCATTTGACTTGCGTCACACAGACGCCATCGACGGCTTAAGTGCCTCCATTGCTAATCACTGGAAAAAACTCGATATTATAATTGCAAATGCTGGCCTTCTTGGCACAATATCACCGATTTCCCGCATCGAGAATATAACCTTTGAAGAAATTTTACGAGTAAATCTTACCAGCCAATGGTGCTTAATGAAAGCTTTTGAAGCCCTCTTACTCCAATCTGATGCTGGCCGCGTCGTTCTGTTATCATCAAGCGTTGCTCATTCTGCACGTGCACTCTGGGGACCTTACGCAGCTTCTAAGGCAGCTCTAGAAGTTATTGCACGCTGTTGGGCAGAAGAACTTAAACAAACGCATATAAAAGTTAATTGTGTCAATCCGGGAGCAACACGTACTGCAATGCGCGCGCAAGCCATGCCCAATGAAGATCCAAAAACTTTACCTTCTCCACAAAACATTGCAAAAAAAATCATTCACCTCACTTCACCCAATCTAAAAGAAACAGGTAAACTTTTCGATGTACGCAAAAATAGATTCATGAATTACCGCACGCCCGACTAG
- the pssA gene encoding CDP-diacylglycerol--serine O-phosphatidyltransferase produces the protein MKNSSPFSSFDLEGPHDDVSLRQRSPTPMRYVIPNVITILAICAGVSGIRLAFEGRYETAILMVLLAVVLDGVDGRIARLIDGSSSFGAQMDSLADVINFGVAPALVVYSFILNQANQVGWVAALVYCIACCLRLARFNVMLDNPDVLVWKKNYFVGVPAPAGALLLLLPVYLGALGLVSNWGWALFFSLYTVVISFLLVSRLPVWNAKTIDRTLKRDVFVPCMLIMVIYVGFLTTYIWHTLLITAIGYIIFLPCSAFFYSKRAKIEEETLDDSTDQIL, from the coding sequence ATGAAAAATTCTTCGCCATTTTCATCATTTGATCTTGAAGGACCGCATGACGATGTTTCGCTCCGGCAGCGTTCTCCAACACCAATGCGTTATGTTATTCCAAACGTTATCACTATTTTGGCAATTTGTGCAGGGGTAAGTGGTATACGTCTGGCCTTTGAGGGGCGTTATGAAACAGCTATTTTAATGGTTCTTTTGGCTGTTGTTTTAGATGGAGTAGATGGTCGTATTGCTCGTCTGATAGATGGCAGTTCATCTTTTGGGGCTCAGATGGATTCTCTTGCTGACGTTATTAACTTTGGTGTAGCTCCTGCTCTTGTTGTGTATTCTTTCATTCTTAATCAAGCTAATCAGGTTGGTTGGGTGGCTGCACTGGTGTATTGTATTGCTTGTTGTTTGCGCTTAGCTCGTTTTAATGTGATGCTTGACAACCCTGATGTGCTGGTATGGAAAAAAAATTATTTTGTTGGTGTTCCTGCTCCAGCAGGGGCCTTGTTACTTTTATTACCTGTTTATTTAGGGGCTCTTGGCCTGGTTTCAAATTGGGGTTGGGCTCTGTTTTTTAGCCTTTACACCGTTGTTATTTCTTTTCTTTTAGTTAGCCGTTTACCAGTATGGAATGCAAAAACGATCGATCGCACGTTAAAACGTGATGTTTTTGTGCCATGTATGTTAATTATGGTTATATATGTTGGTTTTCTAACAACATATATATGGCATACTTTGTTGATAACGGCTATTGGCTATATAATTTTTTTACCATGTAGTGCTTTTTTTTACAGTAAAAGAGCTAAAATAGAAGAAGAAACGCTAGATGATTCTACAGATCAAATTCTGTAA
- a CDS encoding phosphatidylserine decarboxylase, which translates to MSVIQSICNSFVPVHKEGYPFIAVFFIISLILGWIWDPLFWFGFVLTVWCIYFFRDPERVTPINENWVTSPADGRISFVGLAIPPKELGLSDVEMLRVSVFMNVFSCHINRSPVSGVIDSITYSPGKFVNADFDKSSQFNERNSLVIDSKNGKIGVVQIAGLIARRIVCWSKENDSVTAGQRFGMIRFGSRLDVYMPAGIKPCVAVGQTAVAGETVLGSFDDDVSIADFKLN; encoded by the coding sequence ATGAGTGTCATTCAATCTATCTGCAATAGTTTTGTTCCAGTTCATAAAGAGGGGTATCCTTTTATTGCAGTATTTTTTATCATTTCACTTATTCTTGGTTGGATATGGGATCCGCTATTCTGGTTCGGCTTCGTGCTAACGGTTTGGTGTATATATTTTTTTCGTGATCCAGAGCGCGTGACACCCATAAATGAGAATTGGGTTACTTCTCCTGCGGATGGACGTATTTCATTTGTTGGATTAGCTATTCCTCCAAAAGAATTAGGATTAAGTGATGTAGAAATGCTGCGTGTTTCTGTATTTATGAATGTTTTTTCATGTCATATAAATCGGTCCCCTGTAAGTGGTGTTATCGATTCTATCACCTATTCTCCAGGTAAGTTTGTTAATGCAGATTTTGACAAATCTAGCCAATTTAATGAGCGCAATAGCTTGGTCATTGACAGTAAAAACGGAAAAATTGGTGTTGTACAGATAGCAGGATTGATTGCTCGTCGGATTGTTTGTTGGTCTAAAGAAAATGATTCTGTTACTGCTGGGCAACGCTTTGGAATGATCCGTTTTGGATCTCGTCTTGATGTATATATGCCAGCTGGGATAAAACCTTGTGTTGCAGTTGGTCAGACAGCTGTTGCTGGAGAAACAGTATTGGGTTCTTTTGATGATGATGTTAGCATAGCCGATTTTAAACTTAATTAG
- a CDS encoding ABCB family ABC transporter ATP-binding protein/permease, which produces MKQDKRIKTVPADTGQTFRALYNLWPYMWPSGRLDLKIRVIWAVFYLIVAKLILISVPYFFKYSTDSLTEGPEHPMWLSSAWVVPVMLVLAYNMARILQVGLNQLRDSLFATVGQYAVRQLAYKTFVHVHELSLRFHLERRTGGLFRIIERGTKGIEAIVRFSILNTVPTILEFFLTALVFYLNYGWRYLLIVSITVGLYIWFTIKASDWRINIRKEMNAADNEANTRAVDSLLNFETVKYFGNEALEARRFDFSMAGYEKAATKIWTSLSWLNFGQALILGIGMTLLMLMSVYEIVNGTQTVGDFVLINALLIQLSIPLNFIGSIYREIRQGITDIEAMFELLGTQQEVVDKPYAKPLVISNGTIRFNKVKFSYDSVRPILKEVDFEVPGGKTVAIVGPSGSGKSTISRLLFRFYDIENGAITIDGQDIRDVTQKSLREAIGIVPQDTVLFNDTIAYNIFYGRQSATNEEMHKAAEMAQISKFIKALPEGFQSLVGERGLKLSGGEKQRVAIARTLLKSPPLLVLDEATAALDVATEQDIQQALDIVSSGRTTLIIAHRLSTVIGADEILVLKDGHIVEKGTHVDLLNKKGLYSAMWNKQLEASQVEERLCKIREEDELGIIDRKE; this is translated from the coding sequence ATGAAACAAGATAAAAGGATAAAAACTGTACCAGCAGATACAGGTCAGACATTTCGCGCACTTTACAATCTGTGGCCTTATATGTGGCCATCAGGCCGTCTTGATCTGAAGATTCGTGTTATATGGGCAGTATTTTATCTCATCGTAGCAAAACTCATTCTTATATCTGTGCCGTATTTTTTTAAATACTCTACAGATTCATTGACCGAAGGACCTGAACATCCTATGTGGCTTTCTTCTGCTTGGGTTGTTCCTGTTATGCTTGTTTTAGCATATAACATGGCACGGATCCTCCAGGTTGGGTTAAATCAGTTGCGAGATTCCCTCTTTGCAACTGTCGGTCAATATGCTGTCAGGCAATTGGCCTATAAAACTTTCGTTCATGTTCATGAGCTTTCGTTGCGGTTCCATTTAGAGCGACGCACAGGTGGTCTTTTTCGAATAATTGAACGCGGTACAAAGGGAATTGAAGCTATTGTTCGATTTTCGATTCTTAATACAGTACCAACTATTTTAGAATTTTTTCTAACAGCGCTTGTGTTTTATCTGAACTATGGGTGGCGCTACTTACTCATAGTGTCGATCACAGTCGGTTTGTATATATGGTTTACGATCAAGGCAAGCGATTGGCGTATTAATATTCGAAAAGAAATGAATGCTGCAGATAATGAAGCGAATACACGTGCTGTTGATTCTCTTCTAAATTTTGAAACAGTTAAATATTTTGGAAATGAGGCTTTAGAAGCGCGTCGATTTGATTTTTCTATGGCAGGATATGAAAAAGCTGCGACGAAAATCTGGACATCACTGAGCTGGCTTAATTTTGGTCAAGCTCTTATCTTGGGTATCGGAATGACCCTACTCATGTTGATGTCAGTCTACGAGATTGTTAATGGGACACAAACGGTAGGGGATTTCGTTCTCATCAATGCGTTGTTAATACAACTTTCTATTCCATTGAATTTTATTGGCTCAATTTATCGTGAAATTAGGCAGGGTATAACAGATATTGAAGCGATGTTTGAGCTTTTAGGCACTCAACAGGAAGTTGTTGATAAACCATATGCTAAACCTCTAGTTATAAGTAATGGAACCATTCGGTTTAATAAGGTGAAATTTTCGTATGATTCTGTTCGCCCAATTCTCAAAGAAGTTGATTTTGAAGTTCCTGGGGGTAAAACAGTTGCGATCGTTGGACCATCAGGTTCTGGTAAATCAACTATTTCTCGATTACTTTTCCGATTTTATGATATTGAAAATGGAGCAATAACAATTGATGGGCAAGATATTCGCGATGTGACTCAAAAAAGTTTACGTGAGGCCATCGGTATAGTGCCACAAGATACAGTTTTATTTAATGATACAATTGCTTATAATATTTTTTATGGACGTCAGAGTGCGACGAATGAAGAGATGCATAAAGCTGCTGAGATGGCTCAAATATCAAAATTTATTAAGGCTTTGCCAGAAGGTTTTCAGTCTTTGGTTGGTGAGCGCGGTTTAAAATTATCAGGCGGTGAGAAGCAACGTGTTGCCATTGCGCGTACGCTTTTAAAATCACCTCCGCTTCTTGTTTTAGATGAGGCAACAGCAGCTCTTGATGTGGCGACAGAACAAGATATTCAACAGGCCTTGGATATTGTAAGCTCTGGTCGTACTACGTTGATCATTGCTCATCGTCTATCAACTGTTATTGGAGCAGATGAAATTTTGGTACTTAAAGATGGCCATATTGTTGAGAAAGGTACACATGTCGATCTCCTGAATAAAAAAGGCTTATATTCTGCGATGTGGAATAAACAGCTTGAGGCTTCACAAGTTGAGGAAAGATTATGTAAGATACGTGAGGAAGATGAGTTAGGTATCATTGACCGCAAAGAATGA